From Laspinema palackyanum D2c, one genomic window encodes:
- a CDS encoding COP23 domain-containing protein — MNLKQLLQLAIAGVVAISVPLISAQKSVAQSGAPLSSFQCQISADQLFVTLAVRQNGQVSDPMIVWKTEEFSGAGYTPERRCTEVTNRLNSLLQENNQSLQGLYMTAGLVNGEAVLCAVSSTRAGCNTRNVLFTLNHANRRNPSQMLRNLASAGVVGSGNAIQESGGQPYVDLDILVNQLF, encoded by the coding sequence ATGAATCTTAAACAGCTATTACAACTCGCGATCGCTGGGGTTGTAGCAATCTCTGTTCCCCTGATCAGCGCCCAAAAATCTGTAGCCCAGTCGGGAGCACCCTTGAGTTCCTTTCAGTGTCAGATTTCTGCGGATCAACTCTTCGTCACCCTAGCGGTTCGCCAAAATGGACAGGTGTCTGACCCCATGATCGTCTGGAAAACCGAAGAATTTAGTGGTGCAGGATACACCCCGGAACGCCGCTGTACAGAAGTCACGAACCGTCTCAATTCCTTGTTACAAGAAAATAACCAGAGTTTACAGGGACTGTACATGACCGCTGGATTAGTTAATGGTGAGGCGGTCCTCTGTGCCGTTAGCAGCACCCGAGCCGGTTGTAATACCAGAAATGTCCTGTTTACCCTCAACCATGCCAACCGTCGCAACCCCAGCCAAATGTTAAGAAATCTGGCAAGTGCGGGGGTTGTGGGTAGTGGGAACGCGATTCAAGAGTCCGGAGGACAACCCTACGTTGATTTAGATATCTTAGTCAATCAACTCTTCTAA
- a CDS encoding COP23 domain-containing protein codes for MSLKKMGRWVAALLLATPGGLLLSPSSMASSPTSVVSFECQPSDNFYTIRAVRTDGSVSESMISWKNQDYRSSDESRATCQQVSNQLNAVLRNNGNSLSGLYLTVGRVNGEMVVCAVNGTDVGCNRQNVLFAFNGNNRAEPARLLAGLLGTESLINLVVVGNLLQDFSPLPTLISTG; via the coding sequence ATGAGTCTGAAAAAAATGGGCCGATGGGTTGCAGCCCTTTTACTGGCAACCCCAGGAGGTTTACTCCTATCCCCCAGCAGTATGGCGTCATCCCCCACTTCAGTGGTGTCTTTTGAATGCCAGCCCTCGGATAACTTTTATACGATTCGAGCGGTCCGAACCGATGGTTCTGTCTCAGAGTCGATGATTTCTTGGAAAAATCAAGACTATCGCAGTTCCGATGAATCGCGGGCAACCTGTCAGCAGGTGTCAAACCAACTGAATGCGGTGTTGCGTAATAATGGCAACAGCCTGAGTGGGTTATATCTCACCGTTGGACGAGTCAATGGGGAGATGGTCGTTTGTGCCGTGAATGGCACTGATGTCGGCTGCAATCGCCAGAATGTTTTGTTTGCCTTCAATGGCAATAACCGCGCCGAACCCGCTAGATTGTTGGCGGGATTGCTCGGGACCGAAAGCTTAATTAACCTAGTCGTAGTGGGGAATTTGTTGCAGGATTTTTCCCCCCTGCCTACGCTAATTTCGACCGGGTAG
- a CDS encoding anti-sigma factor family protein, whose translation MNPNYESHHAPQKPALGGSRFFNLTDRNQPMALWNSVTPDSAQLDDDLTADQFELLSAYLDGEVTDTERQQVEGWLENDGSLRDLHSRLSTLHQGWTSLPAPPESQPVDALLKGVFSRIDEIEQQESFTAIVTDHTVAAISADRIELLSAYLDGEVSETERQQVETWLSTNASLRDLHSRLLSLHQGWTSLPAPSEVQPVDSLLNGVFSRIEEIEQQEAVTPFVADRPVAAIPVDRFELLSAYLDGEVTETEHQQVEAWLSSDPSFRDLHSRLLSLHQEFVSLPAPLEAQPVDALLNGVFSRIDEIAQPEAVTPLVGDRAVAAIPADRFELLSAYLDGETTQTESEQVESWLSSDAALRQVYAGLLTLHQEWVSLPAPLEAQPVDALLSAVFSRIDEIAQPEAVTHLVGDRAVAAIPAAQFELLSAYLDGEATYAESQLVESLLSSDATFRQVHSRLLNLRQELVSLPAPLEAQPLDSLLAGVFSRIDQLEQLEAKIPMVCEGENVALAAGRFELVSAYIDGEATQSERRQVQEWLARDPEVKRLYLNLIKLRESVQVLPVPAPVQPVQETVQNLFRRLDRQRQRRVLWGGVAIAALVLAGLSSLIFRDRTYSPQMATVPAETQTPSERLMIALNGSVVEIPEAPEATEPKPIESRALFVE comes from the coding sequence ATGAATCCTAACTATGAATCCCATCACGCTCCCCAAAAACCAGCCCTAGGGGGTTCACGATTTTTTAACTTAACCGATCGCAATCAGCCAATGGCACTATGGAATTCCGTGACCCCAGATTCAGCCCAGCTCGACGATGATCTCACCGCCGATCAATTTGAATTACTCAGTGCTTATCTCGACGGTGAAGTAACTGACACCGAACGTCAGCAAGTTGAGGGCTGGCTAGAAAATGATGGCTCACTCCGAGACTTACATTCGAGACTCTCAACCCTGCATCAGGGATGGACGTCCCTCCCGGCACCGCCGGAGAGCCAGCCTGTAGATGCCTTGCTCAAGGGTGTTTTTAGTCGGATTGACGAAATCGAACAACAAGAATCTTTCACCGCCATCGTTACGGATCACACTGTTGCCGCTATTTCTGCCGATCGCATTGAGTTGCTGAGTGCTTACCTCGATGGTGAGGTTTCTGAAACTGAACGTCAGCAAGTGGAAACTTGGCTCTCCACTAATGCCTCACTCAGAGACTTACATTCGAGACTCTTATCCCTGCATCAGGGATGGACTTCGCTCCCAGCACCGTCAGAGGTACAACCTGTCGATTCCTTGCTCAATGGTGTCTTTAGTCGGATTGAGGAAATCGAACAACAAGAAGCCGTCACGCCTTTTGTTGCCGATCGCCCGGTTGCCGCGATTCCTGTAGATCGATTTGAGTTACTCAGTGCTTACCTCGATGGTGAGGTGACTGAAACTGAACATCAGCAAGTCGAAGCTTGGCTCTCTAGTGATCCTTCATTCCGAGACTTACATTCGAGACTCTTATCCCTGCATCAGGAATTCGTCTCCCTCCCGGCACCGTTGGAGGCGCAACCTGTCGATGCCTTACTCAATGGCGTCTTTAGTCGGATTGACGAAATCGCACAACCAGAAGCCGTCACCCCTCTAGTTGGCGATCGCGCCGTTGCCGCGATTCCTGCAGATAGATTTGAGTTGCTCAGTGCCTATCTCGATGGTGAGACAACACAGACTGAATCGGAACAAGTTGAAAGCTGGCTCTCCAGTGATGCGGCACTTCGTCAGGTCTATGCGGGACTCTTAACCCTGCATCAGGAATGGGTTTCCCTCCCGGCACCGTTGGAGGCGCAACCTGTAGATGCCTTGCTCAGTGCGGTCTTTAGTCGGATTGACGAAATCGCACAACCAGAAGCCGTCACGCATCTGGTTGGCGATCGCGCCGTTGCTGCGATTCCTGCGGCGCAATTTGAGTTACTCAGTGCTTACCTCGATGGTGAGGCAACTTATGCTGAATCTCAGCTCGTGGAAAGTTTGCTCTCCAGTGATGCCACATTCAGACAGGTCCATTCGAGACTCTTAAACCTCCGTCAGGAATTAGTTTCCCTCCCGGCACCGCTGGAGGCACAACCTCTCGATTCCTTACTCGCTGGGGTCTTTAGTCGCATTGATCAACTCGAACAATTGGAAGCTAAAATTCCGATGGTTTGTGAAGGAGAAAATGTGGCACTTGCTGCGGGACGCTTTGAATTGGTCAGTGCTTATATCGATGGTGAAGCAACTCAGAGCGAACGTCGTCAGGTTCAAGAGTGGCTCGCTCGCGATCCCGAGGTGAAACGCCTGTATTTGAACTTGATTAAACTGCGTGAAAGTGTGCAAGTTTTGCCAGTTCCTGCGCCGGTGCAACCTGTGCAAGAAACGGTGCAGAACTTGTTCCGACGCCTCGATCGCCAGCGTCAGCGGCGGGTTTTATGGGGTGGGGTGGCGATCGCTGCCTTGGTTTTAGCAGGGCTATCGAGTCTTATCTTCCGAGATCGCACCTACAGCCCTCAAATGGCAACGGTCCCAGCAGAAACCCAAACGCCTTCCGAACGCTTGATGATTGCCTTGAATGGTTCAGTGGTCGAAATTCCGGAAGCTCCGGAAGCCACAGAACCCAAACCCATTGAATCCCGCGCTCTGTTTGTGGAATAA